The Thermosipho melanesiensis BI429 sequence GCAGATAGAGTAGCGGCTCTTGATACATTAAATGTTGTTCTAACTGGAACTATAGTTTTTTTGGCGCTTATATTTAAAAATGGATTATATCTTGATATTGCTTTAGTTTATGGATTACTTTCTTTTGTTGAGACGGTTGTTATTGCACGCAATTTGGAGGGGAAAAAATGATGATATTAGGATACTTACTTATAGTAATAGGTGCATTTTTTTATTTTTTAGGTGGATTAGGGATTTTTAGGATGCCTGATGTGTATAACAGGCTTCAGGCAGGAACTAAAGCTACAACGTTAGGTTCCTTTTCAGTTATTTTAGGTGTTGGACTTGTGAATTTAGAATTTTTACCAAAAGCTTTGGTTATAATTGCGTTTATTGCCTTAACTAATCCAGTTGGTAGTTCTGTTTTAGCAAGGTCTGCATATTTAAAAGGAATTAAGCCTACAGATAAAACCCAAGTTGATGAATATAAGGGTGGTGAAAAAGAATGATGTACTTAACAGTATTTGTTGGAATTTTAATGATAGTTTCTGCTATTTATGCTGTTGAAGCTAAAAAGGTGCTTGATTCATTCATTGCGTTGTCATTACTAAGCTTATTATCTGTATTTTTGTTTATTGTAATGAAAGCTCCAGATGTTGCAATTACGGAAGCTTCTGTTGGAGCCGGATTGACTACAGCTGTCTTAATACTTGCTTTGAAAAGATTGGGTGGTGATAGAGAATGAGAAGAGTATTCTCATTGTTAATTGTTACTGGATTGTTGATATTTTTTGTTAGTTCTTTATCGGCGATACCGGAATATGGAAAGGCAAGGTTATCAAAAGTTTCTAAAGCGTATATAAATAA is a genomic window containing:
- a CDS encoding Na(+)/H(+) antiporter subunit B, which encodes MMYLTVFVGILMIVSAIYAVEAKKVLDSFIALSLLSLLSVFLFIVMKAPDVAITEASVGAGLTTAVLILALKRLGGDRE
- the mnhG gene encoding monovalent cation/H(+) antiporter subunit G, whose protein sequence is MMILGYLLIVIGAFFYFLGGLGIFRMPDVYNRLQAGTKATTLGSFSVILGVGLVNLEFLPKALVIIAFIALTNPVGSSVLARSAYLKGIKPTDKTQVDEYKGGEKE
- a CDS encoding cation:proton antiporter yields the protein MNYLQYIYFTLVGLGVFLSFLRILFGPTSADRVAALDTLNVVLTGTIVFLALIFKNGLYLDIALVYGLLSFVETVVIARNLEGKK